In one window of Spartinivicinus marinus DNA:
- a CDS encoding GpE family phage tail protein, which produces MPADIHGVLADLAVVFHWPPSELWELELSDLMIWHEKAKERTTQEYNND; this is translated from the coding sequence ATTCCTGCTGATATCCATGGTGTATTAGCTGATCTGGCGGTGGTGTTTCATTGGCCGCCTTCAGAATTATGGGAGCTGGAATTATCTGATTTGATGATATGGCACGAAAAAGCAAAGGAACGAACAACACAGGAATATAACAATGACTGA
- a CDS encoding phage tail assembly protein: MKTKIELAYPITTEGVEVDTIYLRRPRAKDLKRMEDSKGGDITKSIDLIADLAELAPSAIEDLDAADFQKVNEVVADFLGQR; the protein is encoded by the coding sequence ATGAAAACGAAAATCGAACTGGCATATCCAATTACAACAGAAGGTGTTGAAGTTGATACTATTTACCTGCGCCGTCCACGAGCTAAAGATTTAAAACGGATGGAAGACTCTAAAGGTGGTGATATCACTAAGTCTATTGATTTAATTGCTGATTTAGCTGAACTAGCACCATCAGCGATAGAAGATCTTGATGCTGCGGACTTTCAAAAAGTAAATGAAGTGGTTGCTGATTTTTTGGGGCAACGGTAA
- a CDS encoding phage major tail tube protein, translating into MALSDKFSMPKVLQNMNLFISGKGYAGRVSEITLPKLTIKTEEYSAGGMDLPLSIDMGMEKLECSFTVHECNKNIFDWFELNHDKKENLIIRGAMDQGGQVHTVEIVLSGGFKELDMGGWKPGDKAATKIQAALRYYKLTIGSEVLAEVDVVNMKRIINGKDKLKDIRKAIGLS; encoded by the coding sequence ATGGCATTAAGTGATAAATTTAGCATGCCAAAAGTGCTGCAAAATATGAACCTGTTTATTTCTGGTAAAGGATATGCAGGGCGAGTATCAGAAATTACGTTACCAAAGCTCACTATAAAAACGGAAGAGTATAGTGCTGGTGGTATGGACCTTCCCTTGAGTATTGATATGGGGATGGAAAAACTGGAATGTAGCTTTACTGTTCATGAATGTAACAAAAATATCTTTGACTGGTTTGAGTTAAATCACGATAAGAAAGAAAACCTTATTATTCGTGGTGCAATGGATCAAGGTGGTCAAGTTCATACGGTAGAAATTGTTTTATCGGGTGGCTTTAAAGAACTGGACATGGGAGGTTGGAAGCCAGGTGATAAAGCAGCAACCAAAATTCAAGCTGCACTACGCTATTACAAATTAACTATCGGTAGTGAAGTACTGGCTGAAGTTGATGTTGTCAACATGAAGCGTATTATCAATGGCAAAGACAAGTTGAAAGATATTAGAAAAGCGATTGGCTTGAGCTAA
- a CDS encoding phage tail sheath subtilisin-like domain-containing protein, giving the protein MSENFLHGIEIIEDKSGPRPIRTVRSSVIGVIGTAPEAKEEDFPYHKPVLIAGKLTEAAGLGKTGTLPDAIKGIFDQAGAAVVVVRVPEQAEADAQKAEFLKDMSDDGVHYQGIMTMVSAESVLGVTPRILIAPKFSQQFDVADKLKVVAERLRAIAIVDGPNTNDAEAKQYAEKVSSERVYMVDPFVKVFNADTKAYEEQPMSPRAAGVIARTDNDSGFWWSPSNQQINGINNLARAVDFTLGDTNCRANLLNEKHVTTVIRKDGFRLWGNHTTGREEKWRFLSVRRTADMINESLLRAHMWAVDQNITTLYLEHVSEGVNNYLRDLQAKGAIIGGRCYPDPELNSPDSIQNGKVYFNVEFTPPYPAEHITFTSRLTNEYLEELV; this is encoded by the coding sequence ATGTCTGAAAATTTTTTACATGGTATCGAAATTATAGAAGATAAAAGTGGGCCTCGTCCCATAAGAACGGTAAGAAGTTCTGTTATTGGTGTTATTGGTACAGCACCTGAAGCGAAGGAAGAAGACTTTCCTTATCATAAACCAGTATTGATTGCTGGCAAGCTAACCGAAGCGGCTGGTCTAGGGAAAACTGGTACATTGCCTGATGCAATTAAAGGTATTTTTGATCAAGCTGGTGCGGCAGTAGTGGTCGTACGGGTACCAGAACAAGCAGAAGCAGATGCACAAAAAGCTGAATTTTTAAAAGATATGTCTGATGATGGTGTACATTATCAGGGTATTATGACGATGGTCAGTGCAGAGTCTGTGTTAGGTGTGACTCCACGGATTTTGATTGCGCCTAAATTCAGCCAGCAATTTGATGTAGCAGATAAATTAAAAGTAGTTGCAGAGCGGTTGAGGGCAATTGCCATTGTTGATGGACCAAATACCAACGATGCTGAAGCTAAGCAATATGCTGAAAAGGTGTCTTCAGAACGGGTATATATGGTTGATCCTTTTGTTAAAGTATTTAATGCGGATACCAAGGCTTATGAAGAACAACCTATGAGCCCTCGTGCAGCAGGTGTCATTGCGCGAACTGACAATGATTCGGGTTTTTGGTGGTCTCCATCTAATCAGCAGATTAATGGTATTAATAATTTAGCACGAGCCGTTGATTTTACGTTAGGTGACACTAATTGCCGAGCTAATTTATTGAATGAAAAGCATGTCACTACTGTTATTCGTAAAGATGGTTTCCGTTTATGGGGCAACCATACAACAGGTAGAGAAGAGAAATGGCGATTCTTGTCTGTCCGTCGTACTGCAGACATGATTAATGAAAGCCTATTACGAGCACATATGTGGGCTGTGGACCAAAATATCACTACTTTGTATCTTGAGCATGTCTCAGAAGGAGTGAATAATTATTTGCGTGATTTACAGGCTAAAGGAGCGATTATTGGTGGTAGATGCTATCCAGATCCTGAGCTTAATTCTCCTGATAGTATTCAGAATGGTAAGGTATATTTTAATGTGGAATTCACCCCGCCTTACCCAGCAGAACATATTACATTTACATCGCGCTTAACCAATGAATATCTGGAGGAGTTAGTTTAA
- a CDS encoding phage tail protein: MEKNKYYSILTKTGQAQLTNTAALGSKLKLQTIKIGDGGDDNGKETSPKESDIQLIRERWSGHINDLYVNPENQNWLVIEATIPDDDGGFYITEFGVYDDQNNLIAIGKYPKTYKPNITEGSGSSLFLRVMLQVSNASQVDMKVDPAIMLASKRYVDDILNRHVVEAHNNPIPVQLFLLGKPEILKISEKNITDKAITMTDYSIPSGAKAFIANISTFNDYNGMYGADDHCVHSFGRNNVHSDRFWTASNYTPAPWDIVSPLNDVLITHEGQNGTDWRYGHCHGSHIIPLTKKGLMKAKLNMGTTENLMHHIVMQIFGYFK; this comes from the coding sequence ATGGAAAAAAATAAATACTACAGCATTTTAACCAAAACTGGCCAAGCCCAGTTAACCAACACCGCTGCTTTAGGCAGTAAACTAAAACTACAAACGATAAAAATAGGTGATGGTGGTGATGATAATGGTAAAGAAACATCACCTAAAGAATCTGATATACAATTAATAAGAGAACGTTGGAGTGGTCATATTAATGACCTTTATGTAAACCCAGAAAACCAAAACTGGTTAGTAATTGAAGCAACTATACCAGATGACGATGGTGGTTTTTATATCACTGAATTTGGTGTTTACGATGATCAAAATAATCTAATTGCCATTGGTAAATATCCCAAAACCTATAAACCTAATATTACTGAAGGAAGTGGTAGTAGTTTATTTTTGAGAGTCATGCTACAGGTGTCCAATGCAAGCCAGGTAGATATGAAGGTTGATCCAGCAATTATGTTGGCTTCAAAAAGGTATGTGGATGATATATTAAATAGGCACGTAGTTGAGGCTCATAATAATCCAATACCGGTGCAACTATTCTTGCTTGGAAAACCAGAGATTTTAAAGATTTCAGAGAAAAATATTACTGATAAAGCTATTACTATGACTGATTATTCGATACCTTCTGGTGCTAAAGCTTTTATTGCTAATATTAGTACTTTTAATGATTATAATGGCATGTATGGAGCTGATGATCATTGTGTTCACTCCTTTGGTCGAAACAATGTTCATAGTGATCGTTTCTGGACAGCTTCTAATTATACTCCTGCACCATGGGATATAGTATCTCCTCTCAATGATGTATTAATTACGCATGAAGGGCAAAACGGTACAGACTGGAGATACGGTCACTGTCATGGGAGTCATATTATTCCTTTAACAAAAAAAGGCCTTATGAAAGCGAAACTAAACATGGGGACAACTGAAAATTTAATGCACCATATAGTAATGCAAATTTTTGGTTATTTTAAGTAA
- a CDS encoding phage tail protein, with product MENKFYSIFTDIGKTQLVNATALGLKLNISKIKIGDGGDDNGAETNPKETDTDIVRGRWEGPINDLKKHPKNDKWLVTETIIPDTVGNFYITEFGLYDDQDNLIVIGKYPKTYKPTLEEGSASSSYIKVILELANTDTVQLKVDPTVMLASKEYVDQELTLHKQQPNPHPEYLRNKEKATDDEINAGLNDKKYITPLKLKSNFKKLLGLYKSNQTEINKGDEDNKFVTPKKISWGFAVELGNNGYIKFPSWLSGLIIQWGEGTAGQSGDYTVIFPISFPNHCSQIVGIHEGTGCAAVLEVFKTKTKSSVTLRSLNHLNQPGAWGLNWIAIGY from the coding sequence TTGGAAAACAAATTTTATAGTATATTTACAGATATAGGTAAAACTCAGCTGGTAAATGCCACCGCATTAGGGCTGAAATTAAATATTTCAAAAATAAAAATAGGTGATGGAGGCGACGACAATGGTGCTGAGACTAACCCAAAAGAAACGGACACAGATATTGTACGTGGTCGATGGGAAGGGCCAATCAATGACCTGAAAAAGCACCCAAAGAACGATAAATGGCTAGTCACTGAAACAATAATTCCTGATACGGTGGGAAATTTCTACATTACTGAGTTTGGTTTGTATGATGACCAAGATAATTTGATAGTCATTGGGAAATACCCAAAAACCTATAAACCTACGCTTGAGGAAGGTAGTGCCAGTAGTTCTTATATTAAAGTTATTTTGGAGTTGGCGAATACTGATACAGTGCAACTGAAGGTTGATCCAACAGTAATGTTGGCATCTAAAGAATATGTGGATCAGGAATTGACTCTGCATAAGCAACAACCAAATCCACATCCGGAGTATCTTCGAAATAAAGAAAAGGCCACTGATGATGAAATTAATGCTGGATTAAATGATAAAAAATATATTACACCATTAAAGCTAAAGAGTAATTTCAAAAAGTTGTTGGGTTTGTATAAATCTAACCAAACTGAGATAAATAAGGGGGATGAAGATAATAAGTTTGTAACACCTAAGAAGATTAGCTGGGGATTTGCTGTTGAGCTTGGTAATAATGGTTATATAAAATTTCCATCTTGGCTTAGTGGTTTAATCATTCAATGGGGAGAAGGTACTGCAGGTCAATCTGGAGATTATACTGTCATATTCCCAATTTCTTTTCCGAATCATTGTAGCCAAATAGTCGGTATACATGAAGGAACTGGTTGCGCTGCGGTATTAGAAGTATTTAAGACAAAAACTAAGTCAAGTGTAACTCTTAGGTCATTAAATCATTTAAATCAGCCTGGAGCATGGGGCTTAAATTGGATTGCGATAGGGTATTAA
- a CDS encoding phage tail protein I — MNESLLPVNSSDLEKNIELLIKRAAEVNVDFSKLWNLEKCPTEYLPWLAWALSVDEWDNGWDEQTKRNVIRESIKVHRQKGTIGALKKALAATDVDIQIEEWFNYEDEAERVPGTFRANVYSRSRGINESEYNNIKQIIEKTKNARSQYDLRLYLANESTTPYVGVAAQSGNTTTVYPFIIKNIESNLCYSIASGYQSVNTITIYPKGYAPVV; from the coding sequence ATGAATGAATCACTACTACCAGTTAATAGCTCTGATTTAGAAAAAAATATTGAGTTATTAATTAAACGAGCTGCAGAAGTTAATGTAGATTTCAGCAAATTATGGAACCTAGAAAAATGCCCTACAGAATATTTGCCTTGGTTAGCCTGGGCATTATCTGTTGATGAATGGGATAATGGCTGGGATGAACAGACCAAACGTAATGTAATCAGAGAGTCGATTAAAGTTCATCGGCAAAAAGGTACAATTGGTGCTTTAAAAAAAGCATTAGCTGCAACAGATGTCGATATTCAAATTGAAGAGTGGTTTAACTACGAAGACGAAGCAGAGCGAGTGCCAGGTACATTTAGGGCAAATGTATATAGTCGGTCTAGAGGTATCAATGAGTCTGAATATAACAATATAAAGCAAATAATTGAAAAAACAAAAAATGCTCGAAGTCAGTATGACTTGCGATTATATCTTGCTAATGAGTCAACAACTCCATATGTAGGCGTAGCAGCACAGAGTGGTAATACCACAACAGTTTATCCATTTATTATTAAAAATATAGAAAGCAATTTATGCTATTCAATAGCAAGTGGTTATCAGTCGGTTAATACTATTACTATATACCCAAAAGGTTATGCTCCAGTAGTTTGA
- a CDS encoding baseplate assembly protein, which produces MTTEINLSQLPSPNIVEQLDYEVILQEMVDDLHKDYSAIVESDPAYKILEIAAYRELLIRLRINDAARSVMVAYARGADLDNLAALIGVERKVIQEADPKTEPPKKLILESDEILRQRIILGPEGFSTAGPKGAYRFHALAASDQVKDVHVTGKEDEPGTVYVTVQSYEGDGKPDEATLQKVTKVLNDEDIRPLTDKVVVKAVEPIQYKIEADITFYSGPDRQVVLHESEKRVKAYVKEHHYLGHDITESGILAALHVPGVQKVHLKTPANGIKVEPNRVAYCNPGDPENPEVPSDITINIVGVDL; this is translated from the coding sequence ATGACAACAGAAATTAATTTATCTCAACTACCATCACCAAATATTGTAGAGCAGCTTGATTATGAAGTTATTTTGCAGGAAATGGTTGATGACTTGCACAAAGATTACAGTGCAATTGTCGAGTCTGATCCCGCCTATAAAATACTGGAAATAGCTGCTTATCGTGAACTGTTAATTAGACTACGAATTAATGATGCAGCTCGTTCAGTAATGGTGGCTTATGCCAGAGGAGCCGATTTAGATAACCTAGCGGCTTTGATTGGCGTAGAAAGAAAAGTCATCCAAGAAGCTGATCCAAAAACTGAACCACCCAAGAAACTTATACTGGAAAGTGATGAAATACTGCGTCAGAGAATAATTTTAGGGCCAGAAGGGTTTAGTACTGCTGGGCCTAAAGGTGCTTACCGTTTTCATGCATTGGCTGCTTCAGATCAAGTGAAAGATGTTCATGTAACCGGGAAAGAAGATGAGCCAGGTACTGTTTACGTGACTGTGCAAAGTTATGAAGGTGATGGTAAACCAGATGAGGCGACTTTACAAAAAGTCACTAAAGTATTAAATGATGAAGATATTCGGCCACTAACTGATAAAGTAGTTGTTAAAGCAGTTGAGCCTATTCAATATAAAATTGAAGCTGATATAACCTTTTACTCCGGGCCAGATAGACAAGTAGTTTTACATGAATCTGAAAAGAGAGTAAAAGCATATGTTAAAGAACATCATTATTTAGGGCATGATATTACTGAATCAGGGATTTTAGCTGCTTTACATGTTCCTGGAGTCCAGAAAGTGCACTTAAAGACACCTGCTAATGGTATAAAAGTAGAACCTAACCGAGTTGCATACTGCAATCCTGGTGACCCAGAAAATCCAGAAGTTCCTTCAGATATTACAATAAATATTGTAGGGGTAGACCTATAA
- a CDS encoding GPW/gp25 family protein, with protein sequence MIGMDRKTGKEKGGLEHLKQSIVDILTTPLGSRVMRRNYGSRLHELIDAPLNQQTIAAFYAAVADALVLWEPRFRLQQVSLKSLTNNKALFELKGIYLPEQQVVTLEGIEI encoded by the coding sequence ATGATAGGAATGGATCGAAAAACTGGTAAGGAAAAAGGAGGTTTAGAACATTTAAAACAGTCTATAGTAGATATTCTAACCACTCCATTGGGTAGCCGGGTAATGAGAAGGAATTATGGTAGTAGACTCCATGAATTAATTGATGCTCCTTTAAATCAACAAACTATTGCGGCTTTTTATGCTGCTGTTGCTGATGCATTGGTTTTATGGGAGCCAAGATTTCGTTTGCAACAGGTTAGTTTAAAAAGTCTGACTAATAATAAAGCTCTGTTTGAACTCAAAGGTATATATTTGCCTGAGCAACAAGTTGTTACACTTGAAGGAATAGAAATATGA
- a CDS encoding phage baseplate assembly protein V: protein MITNLLYRVSQLERKLANTVIIGTIHDVDYDEALVRVESGDFISGWLPWLTTRAHNDTEYWAPEVGEQVVMFSPDGEPEQGVVLPALYQQQYDKLANNPDIHIKKYKDQTTFSYNRKDKKLTIAIAAGGNTELISDGGINIKGDVTIQGNLKASGDITDKTRSMAADREVYNEHTHKVPGCSESKPTGKIQ, encoded by the coding sequence ATGATAACAAATTTGCTTTATCGAGTATCTCAACTAGAAAGAAAACTGGCAAATACAGTCATTATCGGAACTATACATGATGTGGACTATGATGAGGCTTTAGTTAGAGTGGAGTCAGGCGATTTTATTTCAGGGTGGCTACCCTGGCTGACCACTCGAGCTCATAATGATACTGAATACTGGGCGCCAGAAGTGGGAGAGCAAGTAGTGATGTTTTCCCCTGATGGAGAGCCTGAGCAAGGTGTGGTATTACCTGCCTTATATCAACAGCAGTATGATAAGTTGGCTAACAATCCAGATATTCACATAAAAAAATATAAAGATCAGACCACTTTTTCTTATAACCGAAAAGATAAAAAATTAACAATTGCGATAGCAGCAGGTGGAAATACTGAACTAATAAGTGATGGAGGAATTAATATTAAAGGAGATGTCACTATTCAGGGTAATCTTAAGGCATCAGGCGATATTACTGATAAGACAAGAAGTATGGCAGCGGATCGAGAAGTATATAATGAACACACTCATAAAGTACCTGGCTGCAGTGAATCAAAACCAACAGGAAAAATACAATAA
- a CDS encoding LexA family protein: MIGKRLKQAREHLGLTQEELAELVSISQTAIYKIEDGITQQPRSTKKLAKALSVSPEWLQYGINPPFWLESAIDQSAPYREKGLCPLISWVQAGSWQPIFEVDANDADLIPCPVKCSDQTFVLRVQGISMEPVFHEGDLLFVDPEAHCHSGSFIVARLDESNEATFKQLIIEDGHHFLKPLNPDWPDKIIPMKGTCSIVGKVIFTGRAL; encoded by the coding sequence ATGATTGGCAAACGATTAAAACAAGCACGGGAGCACTTGGGTCTAACCCAAGAAGAGCTAGCTGAGTTAGTGAGCATTTCACAAACGGCTATCTATAAAATTGAAGATGGAATTACCCAACAGCCGAGGTCTACTAAAAAACTAGCAAAGGCGTTAAGCGTATCACCAGAGTGGTTACAATATGGTATTAACCCACCCTTTTGGCTAGAAAGTGCTATTGATCAGAGCGCACCATACCGGGAAAAAGGCCTTTGTCCGCTTATTAGCTGGGTTCAAGCAGGCAGCTGGCAGCCTATTTTCGAAGTTGATGCTAATGACGCAGATTTGATTCCATGTCCAGTAAAGTGTAGTGACCAAACCTTCGTACTACGAGTGCAAGGCATTAGCATGGAGCCTGTATTTCATGAAGGGGACCTATTATTTGTTGACCCCGAGGCACATTGCCATAGCGGCTCTTTCATAGTCGCTAGATTGGATGAGTCAAATGAGGCCACTTTTAAGCAACTGATTATTGAAGATGGCCATCACTTCTTAAAACCACTTAATCCAGACTGGCCAGACAAAATTATTCCAATGAAAGGCACCTGTTCAATTGTAGGAAAGGTTATCTTTACTGGCCGGGCACTTTAG
- a CDS encoding phage tail protein I — MENKHLLPPNTDPLERKLETIITRATEVPSELGNLWNPATCPSELLPWFAWSLSVDSWDHNWTERTKREKIQQAISVHRYKGTVGAVKRAVKPLGVSLDFIEWFQDCDDISIAPLFENNNQPKPHTFILIAWANENPYTSHDYFLNPELYRAIKQAIDKVKPERSQYQLYTGARLQNTFLVGSVSSGWQQVGRSSCQLQVEHSSYKNNLSAIFHLTKRPMSVARYYTLRE; from the coding sequence ATGGAGAATAAACACCTACTACCTCCTAACACTGATCCGCTAGAACGGAAGTTAGAAACGATTATCACCAGAGCAACTGAAGTACCTTCAGAATTAGGCAACCTATGGAACCCCGCAACCTGCCCCAGCGAGCTATTACCTTGGTTTGCCTGGTCTTTATCAGTTGATTCCTGGGATCATAATTGGACAGAGCGAACCAAACGGGAAAAAATTCAACAAGCTATTTCAGTGCATCGTTATAAAGGTACGGTAGGAGCAGTAAAGCGTGCAGTTAAACCATTAGGGGTTTCGCTGGATTTTATCGAGTGGTTTCAAGACTGTGATGATATAAGTATTGCCCCCCTTTTTGAAAATAATAATCAACCCAAACCTCATACTTTTATTTTAATCGCCTGGGCTAACGAAAACCCTTATACCAGCCACGACTATTTTTTAAACCCTGAACTATACCGGGCAATTAAACAGGCAATCGATAAAGTCAAACCGGAACGAAGCCAATATCAGCTATATACTGGTGCCAGACTACAAAATACTTTTCTTGTCGGCAGTGTAAGTAGTGGCTGGCAACAAGTTGGCCGCAGCAGTTGTCAATTACAAGTCGAACATTCAAGTTATAAAAATAACTTAAGTGCAATATTTCACCTGACGAAGCGTCCCATGAGTGTGGCAAGATACTATACTCTTCGCGAATGA
- a CDS encoding phage tail-collar fiber domain-containing protein: MSTILTPVITDRGLQAVFNADNNGLAAKITKVSLGTAGYTPKSNQTRLKQAENTIGIASGRKVDSHQLHLNILEDSNKSYWVKEVGFYLDDGTLFAVYSHPTKALAYKSPEVDLLLAFDLALTALPANKVIIKDQGVDLNILIAPELAKLATAEITNMYRYIKQKFILLEKGII; this comes from the coding sequence GTGAGCACAATACTCACTCCGGTAATTACTGACCGGGGGTTACAAGCTGTATTTAATGCAGATAATAATGGCTTAGCAGCCAAAATTACCAAAGTCAGTTTAGGCACAGCAGGTTATACACCCAAGTCTAATCAAACCAGATTAAAACAAGCAGAAAATACCATAGGCATAGCCAGTGGCAGAAAAGTCGATAGTCACCAGTTGCACCTTAATATTCTTGAAGACAGCAACAAAAGTTATTGGGTAAAAGAAGTTGGGTTTTACTTAGATGATGGTACTTTATTTGCCGTCTATTCACATCCAACTAAAGCGCTGGCCTATAAATCACCAGAGGTTGATTTACTGCTGGCCTTTGATTTGGCATTAACAGCGTTGCCTGCCAATAAGGTGATCATAAAAGACCAAGGGGTAGACTTGAATATTCTAATCGCTCCCGAGCTCGCTAAACTAGCAACGGCTGAAATAACTAATATGTATCGATATATCAAACAAAAATTTATTTTATTGGAAAAAGGAATAATTTAG
- a CDS encoding tail fiber assembly protein yields MSQNNIPLPSPEEIKKIQWAMIRAKRNKLLSKTDWTQLADTPPNIKAFKVYRQKLREIPQTYSNPDEVVWPEMPKL; encoded by the coding sequence ATGAGTCAAAATAATATTCCTTTACCAAGCCCAGAAGAAATAAAAAAAATACAATGGGCTATGATTCGTGCGAAACGTAACAAACTACTTTCTAAAACTGACTGGACTCAACTTGCGGATACACCACCCAATATTAAAGCGTTTAAAGTCTACCGCCAAAAACTCAGGGAAATTCCACAAACTTACTCTAACCCTGATGAAGTTGTATGGCCGGAAATGCCAAAATTATAA
- a CDS encoding alkane 1-monooxygenase, with protein sequence MQKPVNFCLPYVVAIVPGLSFAIGGWGYGIFLAVYLGFPLLDFFIGKTLRNPSSDEEAVLRKQWRYAVILWGYGLIQLGYLVAGCYLVEQRQSWFDTWFFAMNTGLLIGAASITVAHELIHKTNRFERGLGGFMLALVCYGTFKVEHVRGHHVNVSTPKDASSARLGQSIYHFVPQAMIRNVVNGFRLEASRLQRKDLSPLHWRNEVLGWTLLSVVVAVACLLLTGIHGLVFFLVSSFFAVLALEIVNYVEHYGLERRQLDNGRYERVSPLHSWNASEKLANAGIYNLQRHSDHHAFPSRRYQILRHYDQSPQLPTSYGGMIILALFPPLWHKVMDPLAKQHMEKLCQSEPDPVDFEYKIG encoded by the coding sequence ATGCAAAAACCGGTCAACTTCTGTTTACCTTATGTTGTGGCTATTGTACCTGGGTTATCTTTTGCTATTGGTGGTTGGGGATATGGAATTTTTCTGGCTGTTTATCTTGGGTTTCCCTTGCTTGACTTTTTTATAGGTAAAACCTTACGTAATCCTTCGTCTGATGAAGAAGCGGTACTGAGAAAACAGTGGCGTTACGCTGTTATTTTGTGGGGGTATGGGTTAATTCAGCTGGGCTATTTAGTCGCTGGTTGTTACTTGGTTGAGCAGCGACAGAGTTGGTTCGATACCTGGTTTTTTGCAATGAATACGGGGCTGCTAATTGGGGCTGCCAGTATTACGGTTGCCCATGAGTTGATCCATAAAACCAACCGCTTTGAGCGAGGTTTAGGTGGTTTTATGCTGGCATTGGTTTGCTATGGTACTTTCAAAGTGGAGCATGTGCGTGGTCATCATGTTAATGTGTCTACCCCAAAAGATGCGTCTTCTGCCCGACTTGGGCAGTCTATTTACCATTTTGTACCTCAAGCGATGATACGTAATGTTGTAAATGGTTTTCGTTTGGAGGCAAGTCGATTACAGCGTAAAGATTTATCCCCTTTGCATTGGCGCAATGAAGTGCTGGGTTGGACATTGTTAAGTGTTGTAGTTGCTGTTGCTTGCTTACTGTTAACAGGTATTCATGGCTTGGTTTTCTTTTTGGTCAGTAGTTTTTTTGCTGTGCTGGCTTTAGAAATTGTCAATTATGTTGAGCATTATGGTTTAGAGAGGAGGCAGCTTGATAATGGTCGGTATGAGCGAGTAAGCCCACTGCACTCCTGGAATGCCAGTGAAAAACTGGCTAATGCCGGCATTTATAATTTGCAGCGACATTCTGATCACCATGCATTCCCAAGCCGTCGCTATCAAATACTGCGTCACTATGATCAAAGCCCCCAGCTACCCACCAGCTATGGTGGTATGATTATTTTGGCTTTGTTTCCACCTCTATGGCACAAAGTGATGGACCCATTGGCCAAACAACATATGGAAAAGCTGTGTCAGTCTGAACCTGATCCGGTGGATTTTGAATATAAAATAGGATAG